Part of the Caballeronia sp. SL2Y3 genome is shown below.
CGCGCAGTTCCCGCTCGTCGCGTTGCAGGACGTGCCGCAAGCCGGCCTCTTCGGCCGCCTGTGGGATTCCGCGCTGCTGATGTGGCAAAAGAAGAAGTAATCGCGTTTTCTGTTCCAACGGAGCGGTTCGAATGAGCCAAAGCCAAGCCGACGACTTCAACCCGACGGTCTATCTGAACGGCGAGTGGGGACCGCTTTCCGAAGCGCGCATCCCGGTGCTGGATCGGGGCTTCATTTTCGGCGACGGCGTCTATGAAGTCGTGCCGCTTTACGCGCAGGGCGGCGGCGCGCGTCTGCCGTTTCGGCTCGCGCAGCATCTCGCGCGGCTGAACCGGAGCCTCGGCAAGATCCGCATCGAGAATCCGTTCGACGACGCCGGCTGGCGCGCGCTCATCGCCCGCTCGATCGACGCGAACGCCGGTCCGGGCGACGCCCTCGTCTACATTCAGGTGACGCGCGGCGTCGCGAAAAAGCGCGGGCACGCGTTTCCGGCCGGCATCACGCCGACCGTTTTCGTGATGTTGAGCCCGCTCGTGCTGCCGAGCGCCGCGAGCCGCGCGCAAGGCGCGGTCGCGGTGACGGCCGAGGACAAGCGCTGGCTGCATTGCGATATCAAGTCGGTTTCGCTGCTCGGCAATGTGCTGATGGCGCAGCACGCGGCGGAAAACGACGCGCTCGAAACCATCCAGTTGCGCGACGGCTTGCTTACCGAAGGATCGTCCTCAAATGTGTGGGTAGTAAAGGACGGCGCGCTGCTGGGCGTGCCGCGCGGTCCGCGCATTCTGGAAGGCATCCGGTACGGACTCGTCGAGGAACTCGCGGCCGAGGCGGGCATTCGGTTCGAGGAACGCGACATCACCGAGGCCGAACTGCGCGCCGCCGACGAAATCATGATCAGCTCGGCGACCAAAGAAGTCATGCCGATCACCACGCTCGACGGCCAGGCCGTCGGCAACGGGCGTCCCGGCCCGGTCTATGCTGCGCTGTATGACGCCTACCAGCGGGCGAAGTCGCGCGAGTTCGCGCAGCAGGCGAGCCGCGCCGGTTAAGGAGAAACCCATGTCCGATTCAATCGATTCGAAGCCGCAGTCGGCCGATCCGACGCAGGCCAGCAGCACCGACGAGCTGTTCAATTTCCCTTGCGATTTCCCGATCAAGGTGATGGGCAAGTCGCATCCCGAGTTTCAGGACACCATCATCACCGTGATCCGCGAGTTCGACAACGCGTTCGACGTCACGCGTGTCGAAGCGCGGCCGTCGTCCGGCGGCAACTACACGGGCCTCACGTGCACGGTGCGCGCGCAGAACCGCGCGCATCTGGACGACATCTATCGCGCGCTCACCGGCCACCCGATGGTCAAGGTAGTGCTCTGAGATTGCCTGCGGCGGCGGGCGCATCGCACACGGCGGGCGTGCGCTCGTAAAGCTGCCTGAACTTCTCCGCTTCGGAGAAGATCCACTCCCGAAACGCCTGCACGCGCTTGGTCGCCAGCAACTCCGGCGGACACACGAAGTAATAGGTCCACGGACTCGGACCATCCACATTGAAAAGCCTCACGAGCCGCCCGTCGATGATTTCCTGCATCGCGAGCGAGCGCCGCACGAGCGCGATCCCCTGGCCATCGATGGCCGCTTGCAGCAAATTCGACGAATCCTCGAACAAGACGCCGCGTTTCGGCTCCGGCATGTCCGGCAGGCCCGCTGCGTCGAACCACGGGCGCCATAGCTCGTCGCCGGAGCGCAGAAGCGGCATGTTCGCGAGATCGGCCGGCACGCGCGGCAGCGCGCCGCCGTTGAAGCGCGGCGAGCACGCCGGAAAGAACACTTCGTCGAGCAACGGCTCCGCGTGCACGCCCGCATACTTGCCGTAGCCGAAGCGGATCGCCACGTCCACGTCGTCGCGGCTGAAGTCGGTGAGCGCGTTCGTCGACAGCAGTTCGAGATCGAATTCCGGGTGCTTTTCGATGAAACCGCCCACGCGCGACGTGAGCCAGCGCGCCGAAAACGACGACAGCATGGACACGACGAGCCGCCGGTCCCGGTCGCCCGAGCGCATGCGCCGCGTCGATTCCGCGAGCGCGACGAGCGCTGCGCGCACGTCGGCTGCGTACTGTCGGCCGCGGTCGGTGAGGCGCACGCGCTTGCCGTCGCGGGCGAAAAGCGCCACGCCGAGTTCCGCCTCCAGCGCGCGTATCTGATGACTGACCGCGCCGTGCGTGACGAAAAGCTCGTCGGCGGCGCGCGAAAAGCTCTCGTGACGGGCGGCGGCTTCGAAGGCCCGCAGCGCGTTCAGCGCGGGAAGCTGGCGCAGGTCCATGTGGATGTTCGTGGATCCGTTTGTCAATGCGGCTCACATAGCGGTGAAAATTGATCGTTTTGCCCGATGCCTTGCTACGCCTACGATTGTAGTCATCGAAACGTTCCGTTGGCGGAGTCGATCATGCGAGAAATATCAACAAGCGTCACGTTCGAAATCAATCCCGGCGAAACCGTGCCGATGCGCATTGCGCGCGGTACGCGGCTCACCGTGCACGGCAGCCCGGTCTGGGCGACACGCAGCAACGACATCGAAGACTACTGGCTCGCGCCTGGCGACCGGCTGAATCTGCGCGAGCGCGAACGCCTATGGCTTTCGGCGGAAGGCGACAAGCCCGCGCGCGTCGTGTTCACCATCGTGCCGCGTCGCGACGAGCGCGCGATTCGTTGGCTGTCCGCGCGCATCGAGCGGCTCGCGCTGCGTTTTCGCGCCGGCTGGCGCACCGTCTGACCGTGCGCATCGGTCCATCTTCGTCTTCACGGCCGGCGGGCATGGAGCGATTTCGGTAAACTACCGGGATTATGTCCGCCACGCCGCTTGCATTTTCTACCGAGCTTATCTCCGAGCCTGCCATCGACTTGCCCGGCGGCGTCATTCTGCGCTGGCGCGGCCTCGAACCGTACGGCGAGAGTTTCGACGCGATGCGCGCGTTCACCGACGCCCGCACGCCCGACACGCCGGACGAAATCTGGCTCGTCGAGCATCCGCAGGTTTTCACGCTCGGTCTCGCGGGCGATCCCGCGCATCTCCTGTTAGCCGACAGCGGCATTCCGCTCGTCAAGGTGGACCGCGGCGGGCAGATCACGTATCACGGGCCGGGGCAGATCGTCGCGTATCTGCTCATCGACTTGCGCCGTCGCAAGCTCATGGTGCGCGAGATGGTGCGCCGTATCGAAGAGGCCGTGATCGAAACGCTTGCAACGTATAATCTGGCGACCGACCGCAAGGCGGGCGCGCCGGGCATTTACGTCGCCGCGCCGTCCGCGCTTCAGGCGCAGCGCGGCGCGAACGTTCGTTTGCACGAACTGCATGAGGGCGCGAAGATCGCCGCGCTCGGGCTCAAGATCCGCAACGGCTGCAGCTATCACGGCGTCAGCCTTAACGTGAAGATGGACCTTCGGCCGTTCCTCGCGATCAACCCGTGCGGCTACGCGGGACTCGAAACGGTCGACATGGCGACGCTCGGCGTCGTGGCCGGCTGGCGCGATGTCGCACGCACGCTCGCCGAAAGACTGGCGCATCAGATCGACGGCACGCCGAGCGCCGCCGCTCAACCGCAAGACGGCGCGAGCCGTCCCGCTGCATCTACCGGATCAACCGAATGACTGACGCAACCGCAAACCTGGCAGGCGACACCGCTCCCGCTTCCCCGACGATCCCCGCGCCCTACGACGCCACCGCGAAACAAAAGGCGCAGGCGAAGACATCGCGCATTCCGATCAAAGTGGTGCCGATCGAGAAGCTGAAAAAGCCGGAGTGGATTCGCGTGCGCACGGCGACCGGCAATTCGCGCTTCAACGAGATCAAGCAGATTCTGCGCGAGCACAACCTGCACACCGTCTGCGAGGAAGCGAGCTGCCCGAATATCGGCGAATGCTTCGGCAAGGGCACGGCCACGTTCATGATCATGGGCGACAAGTGCACGCGCCGCTGCCCGTTCTGCGATGTCGGCCACGGCCGTCCCGATCCGCTCGATCCCGAGGAGCCGCTGAATCTCGCGCGCACCATCGGCGCGTTGAAGCTGAAGTACGTGGTCATCACGAGCGTCGACCGCGACGATCTGCGCGACGGCGGTGCGGCCCACTTCGTGGAGTGCATCCGGCAGGTGCGCGAGCATTCGCCGGAAACGCGCATCGAGATTCTGACGCCGGATTTTCGCGGGCGTCTGGACCGCGCGATCAATATCCTGACCGCCGCGCCGCCCGACGTGATGAACCACAACCTCGAAACGGTGCCGCGTCTTTATAAGGAAGCGCGTCCGGGTTCGGATTATCACCATTCGCTGAAGCTGCTGAAGGACTTCAAGGCGCTGCATCCGGAAGTCGCGACGAAGTCGGGCCTGATGGTCGGCCTGGGCGAAACGGAAGAGGAAATTCTTCAGGTGATGCGTGATCTGCGCGCGCACGACGTCGATATGCTGACTATCGGCCAGTATTTGCAGCCGTCGGAGCATCATCTGCCGGTGCGCGCTTACGTGCATCCGGATACGTTCAAGATGTACGAGGAAGAAGCGTACAAGATGGGCTTCACGCACGCGGCCGTCGGCGCGATGGTGCGGTCGAGTTATCACGCGGATGTGCAGGCGCATGGGGCGGGGGTGGTTTGACTGGGCTGCGGCTTGCTGCAAACGAAAACCCACGGTGACGTGGGTTTTTTTTCGGGCGTGCGGATGGGCGGAGCAGCGGCGATATGTCCGGATCATCGGGCTCCGGCATGGCTGGGAATGGGTCTAACCGACCCACGCATGCCGTTCGACCCGCACCGCCGCCGCCGTTCCCGCCCCTCGCTGCTGGCTGCCCGAAGCCGGACCATGAATCGGCCAAGTCGCATCTGCGGCCTCATGGTCGGATCTTGCGATAGCTGTTAGACCAAGGCGACCCGATAGTCGCCGCGGGACACCGTCTCCCGTCACACGAGCGGGATGTAGATATCGGTTTGCCACTGATCCTGCTGCGTTTCCGGAAAGACGCTCAGGTAGTGAAAGAACAGTGGATGGTCCCGCAGTTCCTCTCCGCTTGCCGGAAGCCAGTCGCGATAGATCGGATAGATCGTCTCGCCGATGTGGTCGGTCGATCCTGTATGCCGAACCACGGCACACCGCCCGCCCGGAATGACGACTTCGCGGATGCCGTAGCTGTTCGAGGCGATCGGCTCGTCGATTTCTCCGCAAATGTCGAAGCGGAATGCATCTGCCGGCGTCGTGTCAGGGTTATTGCGCGGAATGCCGAAGGTTCTGCTCAACGCAACCGGCGATTGCCCGCTTTGCTTGCGCCAGTCAACGAACTTGCGCACGCTCTCGTTCACGAGCCCGATCGGGCCACAGTGTTCGAGCGCAGCGACGCGCGTTGCAGAAAAATCGACAATTCGTACTTGCATGGTGAGTTTCCTCGAAAGATAGGGGATGACAAAGGCCGCGCTCCAGATCTGCCAATTCGGATGCTCTCTGAACGAACTTGGCGCCGTGCCGAATGCTCGCCTGAAAGCGCGACTGAAGGCTTCCGGGCTGTCGAACCCCGCGTCGAGCGCGGCATCGAGCACCGAACAGAACTCACGTGAAGCCAGGCGATGTGCAGCCTTGCGCAATCGCATCAGTTGTACGAAGCGTGCGACTGGCACTCCGACATAGGCGGCGAACTGCCGATGGAAATGAAACTTCGAGAAGTTCGCGACGCGACTCAACGCATCCACCGACAGGTCGCCGTCGATGTTCATTTCGATGTATTCGAGTACGCCTTCGAAGCGTTCGGTGTAGGCGCGAGTCGGGTCAACATGAGCTTGCATGGTCTTGATGTCTGGATCGTGCGACTTGCGTGATGGTCGCTCATGGCCGAGCATCGCGCCTAGCCGCTCTTGCTGATCTTTGAACGATCGCACCATTCGGCAAGCGAAGCCGCGAACCGTCCAGATCACCGGACACGCGCATCGCCCTTTTCCGGAAACCCGGATCGCCCTTATTTCATCGCCCGCCGAAAGCTCGCAGAATCAGCGACTTACGGAGCGATTCGAACTGGCATTGCCCTTGCGAATAGAAAGGCACGGCCCGCGAAGCCGCCCATAAAACCCAAGGAGACAAGCCGATGCCCCCTTTCGCACCCAACCGACCCTGATCCGTCGACGTAGCGGCTCTCGCCAACGCGACGCGATCCGGCACGCGCGGTTTCCCGCCACGCGTCGCCGCTTTGCCCGCACTTCGCGGCTCGCCGCTGGCGCTTTCATTGCCAACTGCTGATATTGCCTGGAACCATCGTGAAGAAACCTTTCTACAAAGTCCTGTACGTGCAGGTGCTCGTGGCCATTGCCATCGGTATTGCGCTCGGGCATTTCTATCCCTCGCTCGCCACCGACATGAAGCCGCTCGGCGACGGCTTCATCAAGCTCATCAAAATGGTCATCGGGCCGATCATTTTCTGCACCGTCGTGACCGGCATCGCCGGCATGGAGGACATGAAGAAAGTCGGGCGCGTCGGCGGCAAGGCGCTCTTGTACTTCGAAGTCGTCTCGACGTTCGCGCTGATTCTCGGCCTCTTCGCGACGCACCTGCTGCGGCCGGGCGTCGGCTTCAACGTCGATCCGGCGACGCTCGATCACAAGGCCATCGACACCTACGCCGCGAAAGCCGCGCACGGTCAGAGCGCCGTCGATTTCTTCCTGCACATCATCCCGGACACGCTTTCGTCCGCGTTCGCGCAGGGCGAAATCCTTCAGATCCTGTTGATCGCGCTGTTGTTCGGCGCGGTGCTCGCGCATCTCGGCGAGCGCGGCAGGCCGGTGACAAGCTTCATCGAAAGCCTGTCGAGCGTGCTTTTCGGCATGGTCGGCATCATCACGAAGCTCGCGCCCATCGGCGCGTTCGGCGCGATGGCGTTCACCATCGGCAAATACGGCATCGGCTCGCTCCTGCCCATGCTGAAGCTCATCGGCACGTTCTATCTGACGTCCATCGTGTTCGTCGTGGTCGTGCTCGGCATCATCGCGCGCATGGTCGGCTTCTCGGTGCTGCGCTTCGTCGCGTACATCAAGGAAGAAATGCTGATCGTGCTCGGCACGAGCTCGTCCGAAGCCGCGCTGCCGCAACTGATGCTGAAGCTCGAAAAGCTCGGCTGCTCGCGCTCGGTCGTGGGTCTCGTCGTGCCGACCGGCTATTCGTTCAATCTCGACGGCACCAACATCTACATGACGATGGCGGTGCTCTTCATCGCGCAGGCGACCAACACCGACCTGTCGTGGGGCCAGCAGTTGACGCTGCTCGCGGTGACCATGCTGACCTCGAAAGGCGCGAGCGGCGTGACCGGCGCGGGCTTCATCACGCTGGCCGCGACGCTTGCGGTGGTGCCGACCATTCCGCTCTCGGGCATGGTGCTGATTCTCGGCGTCGACCGCTTCATGAGCGAATGCCGCGCGCTGACGAACATCGTCGGCAATGGCGTGGCGACGGTGGTCATCTCGGCATGGGAACGTGAACTTGACCGCGCCAAGCTGCGCGCGGCCTTGCATCGCAATGTGGACGTGACCGAAGAGGCCGAAACGGTCTAGAGCGACTCGGGACGGGCGCGGTCATGCGAGCGGCGAAGCCTCCGACTGCGGACGCTTCGCCGCGCGCGTTTCGGCAGGCTTATCCCGAAAACGCCTATGCCACAATGAGGGATTCTCAATCGCGGGAATCTCATCACGTGACGCGCCGCATCCTCGTGTTCTTTGCGCTCGCCGCGCTGCTCACGGCGTGCTGCGCGCTCACGTGGCACGTCGAGCGGCAGCGCGGCATCGACGAGTTGCGGCGCAACGCGGCGGCGCGCGTCGATCGCACGACGAGCACGCTGAAAAGCACGCTCGACCGCTACGAATATCTGCCTTATCTGCTCTCGCGCCATCCGTTCGTGCAGGACGTGCTCGTCTCGCCGGATGCGCGCAATGTTGATCGCGCGAACCGCTATCTCGAAGACCTCAACCGCCGCGCGCACGCCACGGCGACTTACCTGATTCGCGCCGACGGCTACTGTGTCGCGGCAAGCAACTGGCGCGGGCCCGACAGCTTTATCGGCGTGGAGTATCACTTCCGGCCATATTTCGTCGATGCCGTGAAAGGCGGCGTCGGACGATTCTTCGGACTCGGGACGATTTCGCTGGAACCGGGCTACTACATCTCGCAGCCGGTGTATCAGGAAGGCGGGCACGAGCTGATCGGCGTGGCGGTCGTCAAGCTGAATCTCGAATGGCTGCAAGGCGCGGATGCGTCCGAGCCGCTCCTCGTCACCGACGACCACGGCGTGATCTTTCTGTCCTCGGTGCCGTCGTGGAAATATCACACGGTGCGGCCGCTGCCGCAGAGCGTCGAGGCGTCGGTGTATCAGACGCGCCAGTACGCGCAGCAGCCGATCACGCCGCTGCCCCTGTCCGTCGTCGAAACGCTAGAAGGCGGCGCGCAGATCGTGCGCGTCGGCGGCGGACACAACGCGCCGAGTTTCCTGGAGACGCGCCGTTCCATCGGCGAGCCGGACTGGCAACTCATCACGATGGCGCCGCTCGATCCGGTCGAAAGCGCGGCGCAGACGGCGGTCGTCGTGACGGCGCTCGTCTTCGTTTCACTGTGTCTGCTCGCGTTCTACTGGCGCATGCGGCGCGCGCGCGTGCGCGAGATGAT
Proteins encoded:
- a CDS encoding transcriptional regulator GcvA yields the protein MDLRQLPALNALRAFEAAARHESFSRAADELFVTHGAVSHQIRALEAELGVALFARDGKRVRLTDRGRQYAADVRAALVALAESTRRMRSGDRDRRLVVSMLSSFSARWLTSRVGGFIEKHPEFDLELLSTNALTDFSRDDVDVAIRFGYGKYAGVHAEPLLDEVFFPACSPRFNGGALPRVPADLANMPLLRSGDELWRPWFDAAGLPDMPEPKRGVLFEDSSNLLQAAIDGQGIALVRRSLAMQEIIDGRLVRLFNVDGPSPWTYYFVCPPELLATKRVQAFREWIFSEAEKFRQLYERTPAVCDAPAAAGNLRALP
- a CDS encoding DUF2917 domain-containing protein; the encoded protein is MREISTSVTFEINPGETVPMRIARGTRLTVHGSPVWATRSNDIEDYWLAPGDRLNLRERERLWLSAEGDKPARVVFTIVPRRDERAIRWLSARIERLALRFRAGWRTV
- the lipB gene encoding lipoyl(octanoyl) transferase LipB, which produces MSATPLAFSTELISEPAIDLPGGVILRWRGLEPYGESFDAMRAFTDARTPDTPDEIWLVEHPQVFTLGLAGDPAHLLLADSGIPLVKVDRGGQITYHGPGQIVAYLLIDLRRRKLMVREMVRRIEEAVIETLATYNLATDRKAGAPGIYVAAPSALQAQRGANVRLHELHEGAKIAALGLKIRNGCSYHGVSLNVKMDLRPFLAINPCGYAGLETVDMATLGVVAGWRDVARTLAERLAHQIDGTPSAAAQPQDGASRPAASTGSTE
- a CDS encoding GyrI-like domain-containing protein translates to MQAHVDPTRAYTERFEGVLEYIEMNIDGDLSVDALSRVANFSKFHFHRQFAAYVGVPVARFVQLMRLRKAAHRLASREFCSVLDAALDAGFDSPEAFSRAFRRAFGTAPSSFREHPNWQIWSAAFVIPYLSRKLTMQVRIVDFSATRVAALEHCGPIGLVNESVRKFVDWRKQSGQSPVALSRTFGIPRNNPDTTPADAFRFDICGEIDEPIASNSYGIREVVIPGGRCAVVRHTGSTDHIGETIYPIYRDWLPASGEELRDHPLFFHYLSVFPETQQDQWQTDIYIPLV
- the lipA gene encoding lipoyl synthase translates to MTDATANLAGDTAPASPTIPAPYDATAKQKAQAKTSRIPIKVVPIEKLKKPEWIRVRTATGNSRFNEIKQILREHNLHTVCEEASCPNIGECFGKGTATFMIMGDKCTRRCPFCDVGHGRPDPLDPEEPLNLARTIGALKLKYVVITSVDRDDLRDGGAAHFVECIRQVREHSPETRIEILTPDFRGRLDRAINILTAAPPDVMNHNLETVPRLYKEARPGSDYHHSLKLLKDFKALHPEVATKSGLMVGLGETEEEILQVMRDLRAHDVDMLTIGQYLQPSEHHLPVRAYVHPDTFKMYEEEAYKMGFTHAAVGAMVRSSYHADVQAHGAGVV
- a CDS encoding dicarboxylate/amino acid:cation symporter, which codes for MKKPFYKVLYVQVLVAIAIGIALGHFYPSLATDMKPLGDGFIKLIKMVIGPIIFCTVVTGIAGMEDMKKVGRVGGKALLYFEVVSTFALILGLFATHLLRPGVGFNVDPATLDHKAIDTYAAKAAHGQSAVDFFLHIIPDTLSSAFAQGEILQILLIALLFGAVLAHLGERGRPVTSFIESLSSVLFGMVGIITKLAPIGAFGAMAFTIGKYGIGSLLPMLKLIGTFYLTSIVFVVVVLGIIARMVGFSVLRFVAYIKEEMLIVLGTSSSEAALPQLMLKLEKLGCSRSVVGLVVPTGYSFNLDGTNIYMTMAVLFIAQATNTDLSWGQQLTLLAVTMLTSKGASGVTGAGFITLAATLAVVPTIPLSGMVLILGVDRFMSECRALTNIVGNGVATVVISAWERELDRAKLRAALHRNVDVTEEAETV
- a CDS encoding DUF493 family protein codes for the protein MSDSIDSKPQSADPTQASSTDELFNFPCDFPIKVMGKSHPEFQDTIITVIREFDNAFDVTRVEARPSSGGNYTGLTCTVRAQNRAHLDDIYRALTGHPMVKVVL
- a CDS encoding D-amino acid aminotransferase, with product MSQSQADDFNPTVYLNGEWGPLSEARIPVLDRGFIFGDGVYEVVPLYAQGGGARLPFRLAQHLARLNRSLGKIRIENPFDDAGWRALIARSIDANAGPGDALVYIQVTRGVAKKRGHAFPAGITPTVFVMLSPLVLPSAASRAQGAVAVTAEDKRWLHCDIKSVSLLGNVLMAQHAAENDALETIQLRDGLLTEGSSSNVWVVKDGALLGVPRGPRILEGIRYGLVEELAAEAGIRFEERDITEAELRAADEIMISSATKEVMPITTLDGQAVGNGRPGPVYAALYDAYQRAKSREFAQQASRAG
- a CDS encoding ATP-binding protein, with amino-acid sequence MRAAKPPTADASPRAFRQAYPENAYATMRDSQSRESHHVTRRILVFFALAALLTACCALTWHVERQRGIDELRRNAAARVDRTTSTLKSTLDRYEYLPYLLSRHPFVQDVLVSPDARNVDRANRYLEDLNRRAHATATYLIRADGYCVAASNWRGPDSFIGVEYHFRPYFVDAVKGGVGRFFGLGTISLEPGYYISQPVYQEGGHELIGVAVVKLNLEWLQGADASEPLLVTDDHGVIFLSSVPSWKYHTVRPLPQSVEASVYQTRQYAQQPITPLPLSVVETLEGGAQIVRVGGGHNAPSFLETRRSIGEPDWQLITMAPLDPVESAAQTAVVVTALVFVSLCLLAFYWRMRRARVREMIRSRELLQAAYAELNERVAERTADLSQANAQLTKEVNERTRAEQDLRSAHDELIQASKLAALGQMAAGITHELNQPLAALRSFSDNTRVLIERGDQAAARENLEAIAALTERMGKITNQLKLFVAKARPKNARTDVARALRNVLGMLGPRLKDVVLDIAPQLEGDGPPIMVRCEDLRLEQVFINLIGNALDAVASCDAPRIVIELDARADAVEIVVRDNGPGIPADALPHLFEPFFTTKETGHGLGLGLAISSAIARDYGGTLVARNRVAPIVADGPEGGTQADADHSHGAEFVLTLRRA